The genomic region tctaccactataacattacaaattttgcctagggcagtaccgaaatatttcaATGCCTACCGATGTGTACCGAAAAATTTCAGTgtccaccactacaacattacaaattttgcctagggcagttccgaaatatttcagtgcctacggGTGTGTatcgaaatatttcagtgtctaccactacaacattactaatttttcctagggttcatatgatgcctagggttcacatacatcataatccatcctccaaatccatgtactcaaatGTTCATGCAATTCATTGAGATTAAAATGCCATCTAGCATTCCCTCTCTGAACTATTATGATCAGTATCACCACGATGTAAGCACGAGCAGTAGAAAGATgaggagtggggaagcttactctaaacgtagctaccgccgccgttcagacgaggagagcggcgagggaagcgtggagaacggcggggaagcgaggtCGCGACCATTGTCCTCCTCATCTTGCGCTTCGAAGTCTCCGATGACTCGGTTGGAGGTtgcacaatctgcaacggcacctcgtgcacggtgggttcctgatccagtggatgctctaccctggatctgaacgcccaccacctccgcctggtccactcgctggacgaattggcctgctccatcgcccagaggaggatctcgatCTTCTGAATCGGTTGCGCGGGCTGGGGGAAAAGCTTTGCCCTCTCCTTCTTCGTCAAATTCTTGAGAGTGGCCATTGCCGTCCAGCTCATCTGCcttgtgttgtcaaaccaagaacggatctccctcaacctggccaacttgacctggtcgccgccggcgatctccacGAAGTCGGCGTTCTCGCCGCCATCGATCTGCTGCTCCATCAAGGTTCTTGCGTGGATGGAAGAGGGGGGTGGATGTGGAAGATGAGAAGAGCAAAGTTGCGGCCACAAGAATGATGAGAAGGCTAGGAAATGGCCGCGGTTGTAATGGTGATGGAAGAGGGGAAGGACCACGGCGGCGGCTTTGCATTGGACGAGAGGGGCGGCGGTTttgcattggacgagagggccCCACCTTGTCATATATTTTCTAGGACTAAAATGCCCCTAGACTAATAGTACTTTCGAGTACTTTCATCCGCGTACTTTCGAGTACTACGTATGTATGCGCCGTTAGATCGAGACAAATGAACGGCTCCAAAAAATGCCAACTACTGTAAAAGTTGTAATACAAAATAGGAATCTAGCAAGTAACAAAATTATCAATTAGAAAACCCCAAAATATGGTTATATAATTGATTGTTGATATGTATTCCATACATTTATGTGCACTGTAGTTCATCTAAAGTAATCATACATTTGAGGTGCAGCGCAGGGTCGCAAGCTCGTTGATCCCACCGCTCCTGCTTTTCACCTCCTTTCTACCCCCTCCACATCGACCATAATTTGAAGAGATGCTGATGCGATTAGGAGGCGCTGGCCAAGATTTGTAGATGCTAAAGAAGGTAACTAAACCGGTGGATCATGTCTCTTTGAATGCCCACCATCAATAATGTCTTTTGAGATGCCTACGTTAGTTCCAGAACAGGAGCCAACATCGTGAAAGACAGAGAGTCATATGGGCATGCGGGCATGCATTGGAAGCCTACATGTGTCAAGATAATTGGTGGAGTTTCCCGATTCTTGGGACTCCCTATACGCTGCTCCTTACAACAAACATCATCCCCTTCCCACAATGTGCGCCTGTCTGGGCCGGCCCACTGATGACGCGAGCAGACACAGCGAGTGGGAGAGCATGCGGCGCCCTCCCTTGGAGCCACTTGTCTGTCCAGAACCTCGACATCATACTGTTTCCAAGAGAAATCATGGTGCACACTGCAAGCAGACTCTTGTCAATCTTTTCACAAGGAACCGGAGTACCTTTCGACAGCCTATCCATCGAGTCCCATTCAAACGACCAACACAATCTCAGGGCGCGACTAAAACTCAAAATGTCCTTGATCTCAAGACCACCATGCCTCTTTGGTGCTTAGATCTTTCGCCAATAGACCATGGATTTTCCTCCATGCCCCTCCTCATCCCCAGCCCATAGGAAGTTTCTCCTGCATTTATCCGTTTTCTTGGTAGCCCATTTGTCCGCAGCGAAGCAGGTGATATAGAAAGTTGTAGTTGCCGCCAACACAGAATTAACATTGGTTTCAGGTCCAATATATCCATATCTTTTTGACCAATCCAGATCTTTTTGACAAAATACACCGAGATCACGGGATTCAGCTCCAATATATCCAGATCTTTTTGATGAAAATGCTGACACCGCAGCCTTTCATTGATATAGAAGAGAGTTAACAGAAACACATGGAGGTTGCCATCATTCAAGGACACTATTATTTCCATGGGAAAGATCAGCTCAGGTACACTTCACTTAACAGAACTTTACACGTTACTTGAACAGAATTGAGTATACAGATGGTGAGTGTGCTGGTTCTAGATCGGTGTGTTACTTTTCATGAGCTGAAAAATGGAAAAGCTCTTAGACTTATGTAGGCACTCGAACAAATGTCAGGGCTTAGGTATAGTCATTTGTCAACTTAACCATGAACAAAACAGCATGTCAGTCgcaaaaaagaaagaacaaaacaGCATGTAAAATATGCAAAGTGTTTAACTGATTGGATACTCAGTAAAGGGGAGATTTCAATAGAGTGTACTGTtttctaagagcaactctagcagaccccgcaaaaactTGACCCGCAAAACGCATCTGCAGTTTCACGAAGATCGTGTTTGCGGGTCGAAAACTAACGCGACCGAACAGATACTGTAAAACTGGAATAAAGAGCTCcttcctccagtccggccgttgccgccccTTCCTCCAGCCGGCCACGCCGGCCACGCCCAACCCCGTTGGCCGCGCCCTGTCGCCCGTAGGCCATGCCCCGTCGCCCGTGCCCCATCGCCCATCGGTCGCGCCCCGTCCCTACTGGTCGCGCCCCATCACCGCGCCGGTCGCGCCCAGCCTCGCCGGCCACGCCCCATTGCatccgtcgtccgcgcccagccttgccggccacgccccgtcgcctccATCGTCCGCGCCTTGCTCTATTGCCAGGCCAGCCGTGCCCCTTTGCCTGCCGCGTCGGGAGGATTCCAGCGGCCAGGCTGAGGTCATGGGAGGCCACGACGATGTCGAGCTCGTCCAATTCGAACCAGCGGCGATCGATTGCAGCGTCTAGCGGCCTTTTCCGATGTGCGGTGATGAATTCCGGCGAGTTTAGGGCGGATTCCAGCAAACTCCGCGGCGACGTGTTTGCTCCGACGAGGTTTGATCGGTAAACGGGGGCCTCTAAATTCGGCCTTCCAACCTCCAAAGATAAGGGTTTTGGGTGTGCATTTGCGGTGGCCCTTAAAATTTTTACGGGTTGGACCACTTTTACGGCTTCTGTTCTGGACACTTTTTTGCCCAAAACTGTAAAACACAAAAATTTTGCGGGTTTGACCActtatgcggggtctgctagagatgctctaaggccttgtacaatgggaggtgcttagaagaggtgcttagagaaatacaCCAGGAtttccttaagcaccggtgcttatttgtatagggtagacgcttaactaagcgtctcttctatagaaataggcaccggtgcttcagaaaaacccggtttatttttctaagcacctccctaagcatctcccattgtacaaggcctaagcagAACCAAGAAACTCACAAGGGGCCGCAACTTTGGAAGACCACGCAGGCACTAAATTACAAATAAGGGAGGTTATATTTTTTTCgacaaaaggaatatattaatatcacggAGATGCAAATTACACCCAGCCTCTACAACAACGAAATGCCCTAAGGACATTACAAATGCACACAACCCAAAatcaaaaaggagaagaagaaaaaaaatgaaagaaccCACTACAGTGATAAATTCCTTGTAACTGCAGCATGAACCACCACCAAGACAACATCCGAAATCTAAATTCTCCAAAGCGACGCCTCTAAGAAGGAAGCAGTGCACAAGTGCCCTGGTTGCTTGATCAtagatcttaggttttcacccgaAAAAAATATGCGctctcaaaacaatgccttcaataaGGCCATTATCAGGCATAACCAATTAATGCCAAATCTTGGGTTTACACCCTAAAAGCTAAGATTCTGTACTCCTCCTGTGCTGCCGCCCCCACTTTCCGATGCTACTGCTACGACTCGAGATTCACCAAGAAAAGTCCTCATCGCCTCGAAGACTCGATCCGCCATTACTAGGCCTTAGACCTTAGCGACCATGAAGTTCTCCGCCATTGTCTTCACCATGCAAATCGAAATATCGACATGTCCCATGATGTCAACAGCCAACAAAGCTTCGCGTCAACGCTCTCCTGAAGCCACATGGGCTGAAATAGGGGCGCACACGACCGAATATCACCCGATCCAGCAATATACACGCGTCAAGCACCCAATGGAGATCTCTGGTGGAGCCTTCCAGGACTCTTCAATGGCCAGATCAATGAGGAACGACATCAAGCAAAACACCAtcttggcgctagaagaaccctaGGACTACCGCGGGAGGGGAACATACCTTGACTGGGAACCCTAGATCCGCCGCCACCAGCCACCATGGTCGGCCCCCACGCCACCCTCGCAGCCATGGTGGCACAACCGCCGTCGGATCCCCTGGGTCTGCCGCCCCAGTGTTCCATCTCCGTCGTCACGCCGGGCTCCCATGGGCACCACCGCGCCTTGGCCAGCGGCCCCCACACGAGAGGGGGAGGAGAGCCCGCCGTCCGCTGTTCGCCGGGCGAGCTTTGCTCGCTTGCCTCCTCCAGCAGCGGCGGGGAAGCAGGGGGAAggggggtcgggggcggcggcgacgggtgaGAAGTTGTCCCTCACTTAGGGTTTCTATAAAAGGCCGAGTTAGGATAAAATGATAGTCAGATCGTTTCCATCTTCTGCCACTGCCACACAGGCAGAACTCCAGTACTACCAGCCAAAAGGCATCCCAGTGCTCTCTTTCAAAAATCCCTCTCTGGTAGCCACCCCTTCATAAATTTAGGACCTCGATAAGGACCGAAAGTTCGGCCTGGGCAAGCGCCAGACCGAATGAAACGTTCGGATCTGGGACAACACTCTACCGAACAGAATCGTTCAGTGCAGAAACGCACCAGCCCGAACCCCTCATTCACGAGCAAGTTGTCAATACGTGCAGTTTAAAGAAAGTGGGCTAAAAAAGGCCCAGCGTACGCACAAAGACCCAAGTATTCAAAAAGCTAGCAATTGCACACATACTAGGAAATCAAAAACTGGAAAATTCCCATAGCAAAAATTACACGATTTTTCTATGGCAAAAATACTTTAATTCACATGGGAAATCTTAGTTTAATTTTCCATGGCAAAATTTACTCTATTTTTGCCATTGCAAAAAATACTTTTATGCACATGGCAAATTTTAGTTTAATTTACCATGGAAAAATGTACTCTATTTTTGCCAACTTCTATTCACATGGCAAGTTTTAgtttaatttgccatggcaaaatttacTCTAATTTTTTACATGGCGAAAATACTTTTATGCACATGGCAAGTTTTACttaattttgccatggcaaaatttactctatttttaccatggcaaaaATATTTCTATTCAcatggcaagttttattttaaTTTGCAGTGGCAAAATTTActctatttttgccatggcaaaaatacttTTATTCACATGGCAAGTTTTTgtttaatttgccatggcaaaatttactctaatttttgccatggcaaaaatacttTTATGCACATGTCAAGTTTTAgtttaatttgccatggcaaaaacacTTTTATTCACATGGCAAGTTTTAgtttaatttgccatggcaaaaatacttTTATTCACATGGCAAGTTTTAGTTTAATTTGCCATGGTAAAATTTACTCTATTGAGAACAACATCTATAAAATTGCCTTGGAAATAGTACTAACAACTTCAGAAACATGGCAAAAAATACTATGTTCTATTTCCATGGCAATGAAAACATGATTTCAACATGGCAACATACTTTGTGTTTCCATGGCAAGATATTAGATATTTTGCCATGGTAAGAAATAATTTAAATTGGGGACAGCAAAAGTTGAGGCAACATGGCAACATATTTTGTGTTTGCATGGCAAAAACATATTTTGCCTTTCCATCAACTATAATTTCTAAAAAAATGCAATGCATAATTGGTCAATTAACATCACATGAAAGTAAAAAAGTTTCTGCAATCCATGAATGACTGAGAAAATGAATCATACAAAAATTGCATCATATGGATTGAGCTAAAAAAGGTGAATCACCATCAGTTTTGAGCTAGTAACATAAAACTGAACCTGTCCTTCGAGAGGTCATGTGCAGCAGACGAGTTCTTGAACGCCCGAGTGGCCGGAGAAGACGAGCAGGATGGTCCCGTTGCCCATGGGCAGCGCCTGGTCGCCGTGCAAGGAGAAGACATGGCCGTGGAGGGTGCCACCATGCAGGATGGCGCCGTCGCCTCCGGGTGAACGCGCAGCACATGAGTTCCCCGGCGTCCGATAAGTCGGAGAAGACGAGGAGGATCCCGTCGCCCATGGACGCCGTGCTCGGAGAAGACGCGACCGAGGTGGGCGCCGAGGCAAGGGGCGATGCTATCGCCTGAAAATGGCCGCGCCGTCGCGACGGACGCGAAGGTGTGCGGCGGAGGAGACGCAGCTCGGCGACGGTAGAATCCGTCGGCGTCGATTATGGTCAGCTCGGGGACGGAAGCTTCGGATGGCGGCGACAACGGTCAGCTCGGCGACGGCGAGGATCGTGCGGATGGAGGCGTGTCCGTGGAGCGGTGGAGGCTGCCGCGGCCCTCAGCCTTCGCCCACAACGGCAGCTAAAGCCGCTCGCGCGGACCCGGAGCGCGCCGGCCTGGTGCTCCACGCCGCGAGCATCGCGGCGACCTACGGCGGTCGGCCTCCGCCTCACTCTGTGGTTGGGCGCGGCCTGAGAGGAATGAATAAGGAGGGGAATAGAGATGCGGCGGCGGGATTCGTTCGGGATGAGAATTCTTTTTACCGAACGCTTTCACTCGGACGTGGCCGTAAACTTCCACTTTAAGATTTGTGCTTAGATCCGACCATAGAAAGGCCGCGGGACGTCAGAAATCTGACGTTCGGCCGTTATCAATTCCGTAAATTTAAACTTGTTCAGCAAGAGTTTGCGTTTGAATtagactagcaaatatgcccgtgcgttgtaacgggagaCAAAAAATTATGGCTAACCACTATTTTAACATAGTGGCTCATCATGTTGCCATTTTTTTACCCTAGCCGATGATGGCCGCGATGTCCACGTGATCACAATGCATTCGACGCGGTAAATCCCAAGGCTATGAGTTCGCCGGTGCATGCCACATGTGTCATTTTGTTGCGCAAGGGAACGTTTAAAACTTTTAAAACAAATCTCATTGACCACAAAATACTCCCAACGCCAAGACATATAAAGACTTTCgaaaaactaatcaaatcctagacataaaatacTTTTGAATCAGTGAACAATTTTTCGAATAGACaaacaatttttttttttgaaatttttgatttTCTCAAAAAAATGATAAAGATTAGTTTTCTTTACAAAAGAATTTAAATGTATGAACCGGTTTCGAATTCATTAACAATTTTTGACCCAACAAACATTTTTAGAAccgatgaatttttttaaaattatggaacaaatatttatttttatttttgtgaacattttctaaaatgtcatgaacatttttttcagattcccgaatatgttttgaatacacggtcatttttttaaaatcatgaacatgattttatttGCCGACCATTTTTTCTAAATCATGATTTATTTATAATTTTGCGAACAGTTTTGCAAAACCACCAACATTTTTTTAATCTGCAaaatttttatgattttctaaacatttttgaattcacatatattttatgatttctcaaagattttttttttgaaaaagcgcAACTTTTAAAATATTCAAATCCCAAATTAATTtaaagagaaaagaagaaagaaaacagaatgagaaaaaaaagtaaaatgaATAAAAACAGGGAAGTGAAGTCCCACACATGCGTGAGAAAAGAAAGATAAAAATTGCAAAACGGGGGATCGAACCCTGGTCTGGTGCGCCTCATCCTGTTACATGTACTCGTCGCACCTCTATAAAACAATGAACAGGGCGGCGATATTTGGTCCGAATATTTGAATCGTTTTTTCACTTatgggtggcattggtgggtaatttttacTAACTTGGAGGGTAATtttaatgacggacgaccagaagcaataGCCGCTTTATTAGTAATAAAAAAAAATAGGTAAAGATAAAGAGGTAAAGATAAAGACTTGGTCTCCGGCTGGGAAACTCGTCCCATCTCGAATCGATCCGTTTGCTTTTTTTGCAATAAAAAAAATACCAAATACGGAGTAGTTTCCAATAGTTAGTTTCAGGGGTTGTTTGAGAATTGAGACGTCTCCGGCTACTTCTCCTGTCCCGCAACAATAATTGCCCTGCCCCTCGCCACGCTTCTCGCGACGCCGTTCGCTGGGTTTTCGCCTTCGTTAGATCTCTTCCTGTGCGTTTGTGCTACCTAGCTGCCGTGAACGCAAATCGCAATGGCCACCGAGACGTTGGTCGGCGACGTGGACTTCGAGGGCGACGTCATGACCACCACCATCACGTCCTCCGGCGCCGCCGTGGCCGCCTGGCTCCGCAAGATCCGCTACGTCTACCGCTGGGTCTACCACAAGCTCATCGTGGGGCTGGACGTGGAGTGGCGCCCCAGCTACAGCCACGCGCAGAACCCCGTCGCGCTCCTGCAGCTCTGCGTCGGccgccgctgcctcatcttccagctcctccACGCCGACTACTTCCCACAGGCGCTCGTCACCTTCCTCGCCGACCCGGACTTCCGCTTCGTCGGCGTCGGCGTGCAGGACGACGCCAACCGCCTCAGCAACGACCACGGTCTCGGGGTCGCCAACACCGTCGACCTGCGCCACCTCGCGGCCGACTAGATGGGCAGGCCGTGGCTCCGCCAGGCCGGGCTCAgggacgtcgcggacgccgtcatgGGGGCCAGCGTCGACAAGCCGCACAGCATCACGATGGGACCGTGGGACGCCTACCGCCTCTCCGACGAGCAGATCAAGTACGCCTGCATCGACGCGTTCGTCTGCTTCGAGGTCGGCCGGAAGCTCCTCACCGGCGACTACTGAGATGCATGCACGATCCACGGCCGTCTTCGGCTGTCCTGCAATACCTACGTGTACTAGCTCTTAAGTACTAGTGCGTTTGGATTGCTTAATTATTAGGAGTTTTATCGATCTGTAATGAAGAATCAGCAAGACATTGGTGATGATGAGTTGTCGAAGACTTTTCTTATAAAGAGTTGATGGCCATGGCGACTCCCTTCTGCTAGATAGTAACTTTGGATACAAATGTCCACCAGTGTTAACTTTGCCATGACTCGACTGCATATAATCTCTGAAAGTGCAATTCTTCGGTCCTCAACTATGATCTCTTTCTCGATTATATTACCCCATCACTCGTGCAAAAGTTGTTTCATCGGATGAAAATGTTGCATCCGATGGAGCTGTAATATTTTCTGAGGAACTCATTGTTGAACTGTCACGTTATGTGTTGTACAATTATGTTGATGTATGTCTCGTTATTCTGATGTACCAGTAAGTCTAGTCTTTAGGGACTTCCTTAGTCCAGCGCCACCACTCGGGTCGTGCGCTGCATGTAAGGATCCCGATGTTTATGCACCTGTACTGTAACCAGTTATGGCAATACACAGGAGATTCATCATTCAGTTTGGTAACCAGAGCAATGTCTacccctccctctacctctcccaCGCGGACGGCTGATGGCGATCATgccgtcgccgctgctgccgcGGATCTCACTGCAGGCCTCCCTATTGACGTGTGCCCTCGTGCTCTGGCTACGGACGAGAACTCCGGATCCGTCGGTCTCCCTCTTGTTTCTCTCCCACCCAACCTGTGTCGCCGGCTCGCCGCCTTCCCCCTCCGGCTCTTCTCCCGCCATCCCAGCCAACGTCGCCAGCTTCATCGACTTCAAGCTGGCCCTGGACAGCACAAAATTCACGCGCTGGCACAACTACGTCAACCTCCTACTGGCGTGCTATGATGCGGAGGATCACGTCCGGGAAGCCTCAGCTCGCCGGATGTCCAAAATACTATCGGCACCAACAGGCTTTTGGTCACTTGAGTTAACTCCATTGGTGAGTCTGCCAGACTGCAGAAGGCCTCGAATCACTTCGGCAATGCCCTAGGTGTCATCCTTTGAGAAGTCTCCAAATAAGACCAATCTAAGAGTTTATGAGAAAGAGAATCTGCGTCAACTCCTCCTATGAagccctcgcaaaaaaaaaaaaaaaactcctcCTATGAAGGATGCACACTAGATTCAAGTTCAAGTACGACAACCTATTATATCCAAGGAATTACGTAAACAACCACGCAATCCATAAGTTCCCCAAGAATTTGAGTTCTTAGAAATCCACCACGAGAAACAAGTATCTTCTCAAAGATTTCTCCGAAGTCCGCGAAAAGTGGCCTACGATTACTGAAGAGGACTGGAACATTTTGAAGATGCGCAACCAGAGCCCTGTAGTGGAGACCCAGTCATCATGGAGGAAGGACATGCGATCAAAGGCATTAAGTAACGACACCCTCGGAAGCCGTGGTTTCGTTGGAAGAAGCCCGTATGGGACAAGCAGGACGCTATATTTGTAGCAAAGGGCGTCCCAAACGGCTTCGGTCAATTTAAGACCCACTCGAATATAAGTACCATTATGATGAGATGGCGGGGTCATTTTACGTGGATAACCAAACGGGGA from Triticum aestivum cultivar Chinese Spring chromosome 4A, IWGSC CS RefSeq v2.1, whole genome shotgun sequence harbors:
- the LOC123081598 gene encoding exonuclease 3'-5' domain-containing protein 2-like, with product MATETLVGDVDFEGDVMTTTITSSGAAVAAWLRKIRYVYRWVYHKLIVGLDVEWRPSYSHAQNPVALLQLCVGRRCLIFQLLHADYFPQALVTFLADPDFRFVGVGVQDDANRLSNDHGLGVANTVDLRHLAAD